AAGATTGTTGCCTACAGCTAAAGTGAAGAGGGCTAAAGCGAATTCACCAATTTGTGCAAGAGCAAGAGCAGTTTTAAAGGCTGTGCGTTTTTGCTCACTAAACTGTAAAATCAAAAAGATAATGAAAGCTTTGAGAAGCATAACAGCTATTACTAAAGAGAGAATGAAAAAGATATTTTGAAAAACTACTGCAATATTAATACTATTGCCCACAGAAAAGAAGAATATTCCTAATAAAAGATCACGAAAGGGAGAGAGATCTGCCTCTATTTGGTATTTATAGTGAGATTCTGCAAGAAGCATACCAGCGAAAAATGCGCCAAGTGAATAGGAAAACCCAAAGAAATGCGCAATAGTTGCACTAAGAAGTATCACAAAAAAGACGGCAAGTAAAAAAATCTCTTGATTTTTTGTTGCAATAGCGTAATGTAAAAATTTATCTATTACATAGCGACCTAAAAGGTAGAGAAGCAAGAAAAAGAGGATCATATTCAAAAGTGTTTGCAAGAGAAGAGACTGAATAGGTACATCTTTTGTAAAGATCTCTATCATCAATAGAAGTGGTATTACTGCAATATCTTGAAAAAGTAAAATCCCCAGTGCTTTACGTCCAAAACTTGCGTGAATATCTCCTGTTTCGTTAAGAATTTTAAGCACTATAGCAGTAGAAGAGAGTGCTAAGGCAAATCCGATGATAATAGCTGATTTTTGTGGAATTGAAAAAAGAAGTGAACCTAAAAGTGCAAAGAGAAAACCAGTAATTACTACTTGCAGTGTACCGTAAACAAATACCTCTTTTTTCATAATTTTTAACTCTTGAAAGCTAAATTCCAAACCAATAGTAAACATTAAAAGCACAATGCCAAATTCTGAGACATATTCTAAAATTTCTGTATTATGGACATTGAGATGAAGAACATTAGCAATGACAATACCCGTTAATATGTAACCTATTGCAGTAGGGAGGTCAAATTTTTTTAAAATTATATTAAGCCCACTAGCCAGCAAAATAGCAGCTAATATTATCCATATCTGTTCCACAAAAAGCCTTTTGCAACAATTATTTCTTACTCTAATGATATACTATATTATATAAACTTCTAAGGAGATGTTATGGATTGGATGGAAATTATCAAAATTGGTGCACAATATATACAAAATAATGATGATGAGAGTACAAGTGATATCGATATAGACAATATTGCGCAGGCTTTGCTGAGAGTTTTAAGTGAAGAAGGCAGAATTGATCTCTCTTCTCTTCTTGCAAAAGCGCAAGAGGGAGGAGTAATGGAGATCGTCAGTAGCTGGATAGGGAGTGGAGAGAATGCTCCTATGATGCTGATACTGTGACGCAGCTTATCCCAAGCGATAAAGTCCAAGAACTAGCAGCACTTAGGAATCTTTGGAGAGAGTGCCAAAAAGGCTCTTGCTGATGCACTTCCAGCAGTTGTTGATGAAGCTACCAATGAAGATCCATTTTTGGCTGAGCAGCTTGTGTCACAAATAGGTGGGATAGAAGGAGCGATGAATATGTTGAAGAAACTCTTTTAAAAAGAGTGAGATATATAATTTGTGATTTTTTTTAACAATGTTTGGAGATTTGAAGGATTGTATAATTTTTATACAAGGATTTAAAAATGATTGAGATATAATATATTGACTTTCAAATTTAAAAAGGAGTGTATATGTTTCAAGTAGATGAGGCTAAACTACAAAAACTCTTCGACACTATCAAAGAAGAGGAGATCGAGTTTGTAGACTTTCGTTTTACAGATATTAAAGGAACATGGCACCATGTAACTTATAATGTCAAAGCGGTAAATGAAGATACATTTAAAAATGGTCTTCCATTTGATGGTAGTTCACTTCCAGCATGGCAGCCAATTAATAAATCTGATATGGTTTTGGTCCCGGAAGCCGGAACAGAGTTTGTTGATCCATTTACTGCAGATCCTACACTTGTTGTTATTTGTGATGTATATGATATCTATAAAAATCAACCATATGAGAAGTGTCCAAGAAGTATCGCAAAAAAAGCTCTGAAATATCTTCAAGAAAGCGGTATTGGTGATGTAGCTTACTTTGGTCCAGAAAATGAATTTTTTGTATTTGACAATGTTAAAGTCAGAGATGAGATCAACTG
The Nitratiruptor tergarcus DSM 16512 genome window above contains:
- a CDS encoding cation:proton antiporter; this encodes MEQIWIILAAILLASGLNIILKKFDLPTAIGYILTGIVIANVLHLNVHNTEILEYVSEFGIVLLMFTIGLEFSFQELKIMKKEVFVYGTLQVVITGFLFALLGSLLFSIPQKSAIIIGFALALSSTAIVLKILNETGDIHASFGRKALGILLFQDIAVIPLLLMIEIFTKDVPIQSLLLQTLLNMILFFLLLYLLGRYVIDKFLHYAIATKNQEIFLLAVFFVILLSATIAHFFGFSYSLGAFFAGMLLAESHYKYQIEADLSPFRDLLLGIFFFSVGNSINIAVVFQNIFFILSLVIAVMLLKAFIIFLILQFSEQKRTAFKTALALAQIGEFALALFTLAVGNNLLDQKSMQILSSAVIISMILTPFILKHLKTLADRIFKEPIRELKLSSTGFKNHIIVCGYGPLGRDICKDLKTRGFEYVVIEHDLRLYEEAVANNEPAFFGNAAQRVVLESLDLKYACAIVITFHNLEKIRLVTQSVLDLAPHAHVVARVRDEKEAKVLEDLNIKSLVITTQTLSKEMIQQLFYCQL